Proteins encoded by one window of Rubrobacter indicoceani:
- a CDS encoding methyltransferase family protein, whose product MTTLSTDERHPGPALAWAAAFVGCLTLDAALGRWVFLPLFVAAFYAGMILIDLVAYPLLERWRTWLRPRGLRAWYLAEVGGLWIGTTLVLVLLAPWWLGWGWENTPLLQAPGSALLVLSVGVGVGALWKMGWARILFAAAMFPPGSGEERIPQRLVVKGPYRYVRNPLYVTDVGVMLGTALVTGKWFVVGVLAAYLLQLGMQIFFEERELKARFGAPYLRYLRLVPRFVPRRRPVDPDEVHGRRDRV is encoded by the coding sequence ATGACGACGCTCTCCACAGACGAGCGGCACCCCGGCCCCGCGCTTGCGTGGGCGGCGGCGTTTGTCGGGTGTCTGACTCTGGATGCCGCCCTCGGGCGCTGGGTGTTCCTGCCGCTCTTTGTGGCGGCGTTCTACGCCGGGATGATCCTTATAGACCTCGTGGCTTATCCGCTTCTTGAGAGGTGGCGCACGTGGCTCCGGCCCCGGGGCCTGCGGGCGTGGTATCTGGCCGAGGTGGGGGGACTCTGGATCGGGACCACGCTCGTACTGGTCCTGCTTGCCCCGTGGTGGCTCGGCTGGGGCTGGGAGAACACGCCGCTTCTGCAGGCGCCGGGGAGCGCGTTGCTCGTCCTCTCTGTGGGGGTCGGGGTCGGGGCGCTCTGGAAGATGGGCTGGGCGCGCATCCTGTTCGCGGCTGCGATGTTCCCGCCGGGCTCCGGGGAGGAGCGCATCCCCCAGAGGCTCGTCGTCAAGGGGCCGTACCGCTACGTGCGAAACCCGCTCTACGTAACGGACGTGGGCGTCATGCTCGGGACGGCGCTCGTTACCGGCAAGTGGTTTGTGGTCGGGGTGCTGGCGGCGTATCTGTTGCAGCTCGGGATGCAGATCTTCTTTGAAGAACGCGAGCTGAAGGCCCGCTTTGGAGCGCCGTACCTCAGGTACCTGCGGCTCGTGCCGCGCTTCGTTCCAAGAAGACGGCCCGTTGACCCGGACGAGGTCCACGGACGTCGAGACAGGGTATGA
- a CDS encoding GNAT family N-acetyltransferase has translation MTGEETRYRIYTRSLAAPECIQAAQLHLDGLSADFISRFGEGFMKRYYLASLQSPHADVMVAADQAGGEIHGVLTGILDTPAHYSFLLKTHGAPLALRAVTRSIADPGLGWDLLKSRGTRYARGVVRSLARKDSRKEPERKENVGLLAHLVVERDLRGLGIGRALVDLYEQRAREFGLDRLELVTHPGDRGAGAFYQRLGWIHSENRVSRSGEPFELYARQIPA, from the coding sequence ATGACGGGGGAAGAGACCAGGTACCGGATCTACACCCGCTCTCTGGCCGCGCCGGAATGCATCCAGGCCGCGCAACTGCACCTCGACGGGCTTTCGGCGGACTTTATCTCCCGGTTCGGTGAGGGGTTTATGAAACGCTATTACCTGGCTTCCCTGCAAAGCCCCCATGCGGACGTTATGGTGGCGGCGGACCAGGCCGGAGGCGAAATCCACGGCGTCCTGACGGGCATCCTGGATACGCCGGCCCACTATTCTTTTCTTCTGAAAACCCATGGCGCGCCGCTGGCGTTGCGGGCCGTAACCCGCTCCATCGCCGACCCCGGCCTCGGGTGGGACCTGCTCAAGAGTCGTGGCACTCGCTACGCCCGGGGCGTCGTGCGTTCGCTTGCTCGAAAGGACTCTCGGAAAGAGCCGGAACGGAAGGAGAACGTGGGGCTGCTCGCCCACCTTGTCGTAGAGAGAGACCTCCGGGGTCTTGGTATCGGACGAGCCCTCGTGGACCTCTACGAGCAACGCGCCCGGGAGTTCGGGCTCGACCGGCTCGAACTCGTCACCCACCCCGGCGACCGGGGCGCAGGAGCCTTCTACCAACGCCTCGGGTGGATACACTCGGAAAACAGGGTCAGCCGGAGCGGCGAACCCTTCGAACTCTACGCCAGACAGATACCCGCCTGA
- a CDS encoding LTA synthase family protein, translated as MSFDKNTSRDKDDARQSHRLKPKDWVYLLSLLVPFVFLTLSLKIARITELPAEHGLAGSLTLLRSDLLFNLGYMLFWVGVFVVARSGAARLLAVVSLHVATILLALISVGADQYYKVTGTSLGMDPALFFLSSPGEFSGVVGSEVSPGMVIALLLVLAYAILGPWAIVRLIERQRKIPAGPAEPGHRISWLGLGGLGLVAFGALFFSTLPSGGPAGASNSFARDPLVNVLMTELERIRLESRLDMRTVASSPLDETRLAQTERTGKKNVVLIHLESTRAKSVDPYNGDVSITPYLDELSEQSLFAERGYAVVPHTTSALVAAICGMEPPSGPRSTDSVGDDIPANCLPELLGDQGYRTAYFTSSVQTFERRPEVVENLGFDEFYPVETMDTKGFQKANYFGYEDDVMLEPSRNWLEENGDEPFVTAYETITPHHDYQAPDRYGIEEFAEDDTLNRYQNSVKYVDFFLKNLIQQYKDLGLYEDTVFVIYGDHGEAFGEHGRNQHDMIPWEEGVKTPLMVLDPSREPQRVEKPANQLDILPTVTDLLGYRVEGGKYPGSSMLDLPEDRPLYFSCWSERGCLASLEGDMKYIYHYGDKPEELYDLSKDPEERDNLADKANPRELERLRNDLLAWRANAEAAYQQDETER; from the coding sequence ATGTCTTTCGATAAAAACACATCCCGGGATAAGGACGACGCTCGGCAAAGCCACCGGCTGAAGCCAAAGGACTGGGTCTACCTGCTCAGCCTCCTGGTGCCGTTTGTTTTTCTGACGCTCTCGCTCAAGATCGCCCGCATAACAGAGCTACCGGCTGAACACGGTCTTGCGGGGAGCCTTACGCTGCTGCGCTCCGACCTTCTCTTCAACCTGGGATACATGCTGTTCTGGGTGGGAGTTTTCGTGGTTGCGAGAAGCGGGGCGGCCCGGTTGCTCGCCGTGGTCTCGCTTCACGTCGCGACGATACTGCTGGCGTTGATCTCCGTCGGGGCGGATCAGTACTACAAGGTGACGGGGACGTCCCTCGGTATGGACCCGGCGCTCTTTTTCCTCTCCTCTCCCGGTGAGTTCAGCGGGGTGGTGGGGAGCGAGGTAAGCCCCGGGATGGTGATCGCGCTGTTGCTCGTCCTGGCCTACGCGATCCTCGGCCCCTGGGCCATAGTGCGGCTGATCGAACGCCAGAGAAAGATTCCGGCGGGGCCTGCGGAGCCCGGGCATCGTATATCCTGGCTCGGTCTCGGGGGTCTGGGCCTCGTGGCCTTCGGGGCTCTGTTTTTCTCCACCCTTCCCTCCGGCGGACCGGCCGGGGCGAGCAACTCCTTCGCCAGGGACCCGTTGGTGAACGTGCTCATGACGGAGCTCGAGAGGATACGGCTGGAGTCGAGGCTGGACATGCGCACCGTAGCCTCTTCCCCGCTGGACGAAACCCGGCTTGCACAGACGGAGCGCACCGGGAAGAAGAACGTTGTCCTGATCCATCTGGAGTCCACCCGGGCGAAGTCCGTTGACCCGTACAACGGGGACGTATCCATAACGCCGTACCTGGACGAGCTATCGGAGCAGAGCCTCTTCGCCGAGCGAGGCTACGCGGTGGTGCCGCACACCACCAGCGCCCTGGTCGCGGCCATCTGCGGCATGGAGCCCCCCTCGGGTCCCAGGAGCACGGACTCGGTCGGGGACGATATACCGGCCAACTGCCTGCCGGAGCTGTTGGGGGATCAGGGCTACAGGACCGCGTACTTTACCTCTTCGGTACAGACCTTCGAGCGTCGCCCGGAGGTTGTCGAGAACCTGGGCTTCGACGAGTTCTATCCGGTCGAGACGATGGACACGAAGGGTTTTCAGAAGGCCAACTACTTCGGCTACGAAGACGACGTCATGCTGGAGCCGAGCAGAAACTGGCTGGAGGAAAACGGGGACGAACCGTTCGTAACCGCTTACGAGACGATCACCCCCCACCACGATTACCAGGCCCCGGACCGCTACGGAATAGAGGAGTTCGCCGAGGACGACACGCTCAACCGCTACCAGAACTCCGTCAAATACGTGGACTTCTTCTTGAAGAACCTGATCCAGCAATACAAGGACCTCGGCCTCTACGAGGACACGGTCTTTGTTATCTACGGCGACCACGGCGAGGCCTTCGGCGAACACGGGCGCAACCAGCACGACATGATCCCCTGGGAAGAGGGCGTCAAAACTCCCCTGATGGTCCTTGACCCGTCCCGGGAGCCGCAGCGGGTAGAGAAACCTGCAAACCAGCTCGACATCCTTCCGACCGTCACCGACCTGCTCGGGTACCGCGTAGAGGGCGGAAAGTACCCCGGCAGCTCGATGCTGGACCTCCCGGAAGACAGACCCCTGTACTTCAGCTGCTGGAGCGAGCGCGGATGCCTGGCGAGCCTCGAAGGGGACATGAAGTACATCTACCACTACGGTGACAAACCCGAAGAGCTCTACGACCTCTCGAAAGACCCCGAAGAACGCGACAACCTGGCCGACAAGGCAAACCCCAGAGAACTCGAGCGTCTGAGAAACGACCTGCTGGCATGGCGGGCAAATGCAGAAGCGGCCTACCAGCAGGACGAAACGGAACGGTAG
- a CDS encoding TVP38/TMEM64 family protein has translation MSRRAAGLDAATVRKLRLAVALTTLAAFGLLYLVSPAFRSEVGQAVGILARGDVAGLRDYILSFGAWAPVVSVSLMVLQAVVAPLPAFLITFANGLAFGAVRGGLLSLFGATLAAVVSFYLARAFGRGPVEALVGRAGLESADGWFERWGTYAVLVARLVPIVSFDVISFAAGLTRMRLSGFVAATVVGAAPATFVYSFLGEQAPQYINVLLIAFGVVVAVGIVVALVQRRRAKREPR, from the coding sequence ATGTCGCGTAGGGCCGCCGGACTCGACGCCGCCACGGTGAGGAAACTCCGGCTCGCCGTAGCGCTGACGACGCTTGCGGCTTTCGGGCTGCTCTACCTTGTCTCGCCCGCCTTTCGCTCGGAGGTCGGGCAGGCCGTCGGCATCCTGGCCCGGGGGGACGTCGCGGGCCTGAGGGACTACATCCTCTCGTTCGGGGCCTGGGCGCCGGTCGTCTCCGTATCGCTCATGGTCCTGCAGGCGGTCGTGGCCCCCCTTCCGGCCTTTCTTATAACCTTTGCCAACGGGCTGGCCTTCGGAGCGGTCCGGGGCGGTCTGTTGAGCCTCTTCGGGGCTACGCTGGCGGCGGTCGTGAGCTTCTACCTCGCGCGGGCCTTCGGGCGGGGGCCGGTGGAGGCGCTGGTCGGCCGGGCCGGGCTGGAGTCTGCGGACGGATGGTTTGAGAGGTGGGGCACGTACGCGGTCCTTGTCGCCCGGCTCGTCCCCATCGTATCTTTTGATGTGATCTCCTTTGCCGCCGGCCTGACCAGGATGCGCCTTTCGGGGTTTGTCGCCGCGACGGTCGTCGGGGCCGCGCCCGCGACGTTCGTCTATTCCTTTCTCGGCGAGCAGGCGCCGCAGTACATCAACGTCCTTCTCATAGCTTTCGGGGTCGTGGTCGCCGTCGGCATCGTGGTCGCCCTTGTTCAAAGGCGACGGGCGAAGCGGGAGCCGCGCTGA
- a CDS encoding NAD(P)-dependent oxidoreductase has protein sequence MRLTIFGATGATGRRLVERAVAEGHEVTAFVRSPSRMRGRHERLSVVVGDVRDAARVEEAVAGRGAVISSLGGGPSNPLHPRRPGRTGGPSSVGTRHIVTAMEKHGVRRFACQSAWGAGESKAALDAPGWAFMKILVPPFLRDEYADKDLQEEIIRESRLDWVIVRPMLLTNGPWTGDYRVGEGLRPGRRPWISRADVAEFLLRQLDDDAFVRRTPAIGY, from the coding sequence ATGAGGCTGACCATCTTCGGGGCCACGGGGGCCACGGGACGGCGCCTCGTGGAGAGGGCCGTAGCGGAGGGCCACGAAGTTACGGCGTTTGTCCGCAGTCCGTCCAGGATGCGCGGCCGTCACGAGCGCCTCTCGGTCGTGGTGGGCGACGTGCGTGACGCGGCGCGGGTCGAGGAGGCCGTTGCGGGCCGGGGGGCCGTGATCAGCTCGCTCGGCGGCGGTCCCAGCAACCCGCTTCACCCGCGCAGGCCCGGAAGGACGGGAGGTCCCTCTTCCGTCGGCACCCGGCACATCGTCACCGCGATGGAAAAGCACGGCGTGAGGCGTTTCGCGTGCCAGAGCGCCTGGGGGGCCGGGGAGAGCAAAGCGGCGCTGGATGCGCCGGGGTGGGCGTTCATGAAAATCCTCGTGCCACCGTTTCTGAGGGACGAGTACGCCGACAAGGATCTTCAGGAAGAGATCATCCGCGAAAGCCGCCTCGACTGGGTTATCGTCCGTCCCATGCTCCTCACGAACGGCCCGTGGACCGGCGACTACCGGGTGGGAGAAGGGCTGAGGCCGGGCCGCCGGCCCTGGATCTCCCGCGCCGATGTCGCGGAGTTCCTGCTGCGCCAGCTCGACGATGACGCCTTCGTGCGCCGGACACCGGCGATCGGGTACTGA
- a CDS encoding multicopper oxidase domain-containing protein, translated as MTQPALEMKRDREVRSELENRSDMPHPMHLHGHFLQVDNGSGRGPTEDTAMVEIMQKLAIGRSADDPGPRTMHCHLLYHREGGMMWVVNVA; from the coding sequence GTGACACAGCCCGCCCTTGAAATGAAGCGCGACCGGGAAGTCCGCTCTGAGCTCGAGAACCGCAGCGACATGCCGCACCCGATGCACCTGCACGGCCACTTCTTGCAGGTTGACAACGGGAGCGGGCGGGGACCGACAGAAGACACCGCTATGGTCGAGATCATGCAGAAGCTGGCTATAGGTCGGTCTGCCGACGATCCCGGCCCGCGGACGATGCACTGCCACCTTCTCTACCATCGGGAGGGCGGCATGATGTGGGTGGTAAATGTCGCGTAG
- a CDS encoding class E sortase produces the protein MLLAGFALIGFFALGFFGVSANTGATNASEPSGFNVPNLNSSASEEAGGPEDRTLRLTVPAMSRIDDVEVPDAAGSDTEALDSNAATHLQGTGFPWQDGANVYIAGHRLGYPGSPSFLAFYDLGKLENGDEVYVTDSEGTEYTYRVFREFIVEPTDLSVTEPMPGRNILTLQTCTLPDYSQRLIVQAELVESSA, from the coding sequence ATGCTGCTGGCAGGGTTCGCCCTTATAGGGTTCTTCGCCCTCGGCTTCTTTGGCGTGAGCGCAAACACCGGAGCGACCAACGCCTCCGAACCAAGCGGTTTCAACGTCCCGAACCTCAACTCCTCGGCCTCCGAGGAGGCCGGAGGCCCGGAAGACAGGACCCTTCGGCTGACCGTCCCGGCGATGAGCCGGATAGACGACGTCGAGGTACCCGACGCTGCCGGAAGCGACACCGAAGCCCTTGACTCAAACGCCGCGACGCACCTGCAGGGGACGGGCTTTCCCTGGCAGGACGGGGCGAACGTCTACATCGCCGGGCATCGTCTCGGTTATCCTGGCTCACCGAGCTTCCTCGCCTTCTACGACCTCGGCAAGCTCGAGAACGGCGATGAGGTCTACGTAACGGACTCCGAGGGAACGGAGTACACGTACCGGGTATTCAGGGAGTTCATCGTGGAACCGACCGACCTCTCGGTAACGGAGCCGATGCCGGGCAGGAATATCCTGACCCTCCAGACCTGCACCCTCCCGGACTACTCCCAGCGGCTCATAGTGCAGGCCGAACTGGTCGAGTCCTCCGCATGA
- a CDS encoding VanW family protein, whose amino-acid sequence MQNATPEGFLVRRGSGEKRASRKAPTGARRVYGVVLAVCALLAVLVAMDAWANSGKVYRGVEVGSLALGGKTPEEASGALRDRSEGLREVRLSGAGDASLAAREIGLRLNTAETVRRAYAVGREGSIPARLGERVRALFGSVAVEPAVDYRPEEIREGVRTLAGELDSEPRNASVGISGDAVEVERAAAGFEVDVAATERNIRAAVENLEGEAPLAGGRVAPAVATGSAEAAAQKARAALSGPVTLVLEEEEWMLSRAEIGHVLEVFQGGDGLDVRLDGDHLRESLPGMYESLTTEPVEAGFRVFGTEVSVTESRAGTRIAEEKLYSALERGLFEGKREYRVPVVTTEPRMTTAEAERLKPTTRLSRYRTDYTWDTDPGRRTNMEIASNAMSGTLVAPGEVFSYNAVAEPLDYEQAKVIKNGAADYEEGGGLSQVSSTLYMAANLAGLEILEANPHYAELPYIRPGLDTTVWFGALDLRFRNNTGGYVMIQQWQDPDGFNYAEIWGQPTGREVEMRSEKVFDGEDPGGKPTTRWVTYKRITQNGEVLQDGVFRRDTYKELDPYEGPPPNSVSVG is encoded by the coding sequence ATGCAGAACGCTACCCCGGAGGGTTTTCTGGTACGTCGCGGGTCCGGTGAAAAGCGAGCCTCTCGCAAGGCTCCCACCGGCGCGAGGCGGGTGTACGGTGTCGTGCTGGCGGTCTGCGCCCTTCTGGCCGTTCTGGTTGCGATGGATGCCTGGGCAAACTCGGGCAAGGTCTACCGGGGCGTAGAGGTCGGGAGCCTCGCGCTCGGCGGAAAGACCCCGGAAGAAGCTTCCGGGGCGCTCCGGGACCGTTCGGAGGGACTTCGCGAGGTCCGGCTCTCCGGGGCCGGGGACGCGAGCCTCGCCGCGCGGGAGATCGGCCTCAGGCTGAACACCGCCGAGACCGTCCGCAGAGCCTACGCCGTGGGACGCGAAGGCAGCATCCCGGCGCGGCTCGGGGAGCGGGTCCGGGCGCTCTTCGGGTCCGTCGCGGTGGAGCCCGCCGTTGACTACCGGCCCGAGGAGATCCGCGAGGGGGTCCGGACGCTGGCGGGCGAGCTGGACTCGGAGCCTCGAAACGCCTCGGTCGGGATCTCCGGTGACGCTGTAGAGGTCGAGAGGGCCGCCGCCGGCTTCGAGGTGGACGTGGCGGCCACGGAGCGGAACATCCGGGCGGCGGTGGAGAACCTGGAAGGAGAGGCTCCGCTCGCCGGTGGGAGGGTGGCCCCGGCGGTGGCGACCGGAAGCGCGGAGGCGGCGGCGCAGAAGGCCAGAGCCGCCCTCTCCGGCCCGGTAACGCTCGTGCTGGAAGAAGAGGAGTGGATGCTCTCCAGAGCGGAGATCGGCCACGTCCTTGAAGTTTTTCAAGGGGGGGACGGCCTCGACGTGAGGCTCGATGGGGATCACCTGAGGGAGAGCCTCCCCGGGATGTACGAATCCCTCACGACCGAGCCGGTCGAGGCGGGCTTCAGGGTATTCGGGACGGAGGTGAGCGTCACGGAGAGCCGGGCCGGAACGCGCATCGCTGAAGAGAAGCTCTACTCCGCGCTTGAGCGGGGGCTCTTCGAGGGCAAGCGCGAGTATCGGGTCCCGGTCGTCACCACCGAACCGAGGATGACCACCGCCGAGGCCGAGCGGCTCAAGCCGACGACCAGGCTCTCCCGGTACCGCACGGACTACACCTGGGACACAGACCCCGGACGCCGGACCAACATGGAGATCGCCTCGAACGCCATGAGCGGCACCCTTGTCGCGCCGGGTGAGGTCTTCTCCTACAACGCCGTGGCCGAGCCCCTCGACTACGAGCAGGCGAAGGTCATAAAGAACGGCGCGGCCGACTACGAGGAGGGCGGCGGGCTCTCGCAGGTATCGTCCACCCTCTACATGGCCGCGAACCTCGCCGGGCTCGAAATCCTGGAGGCCAACCCCCACTACGCCGAGCTTCCGTACATCCGGCCCGGCCTCGACACGACGGTCTGGTTCGGGGCACTTGACCTCAGGTTCAGGAACAACACCGGCGGCTACGTCATGATCCAGCAGTGGCAGGACCCCGACGGCTTCAACTACGCCGAGATCTGGGGCCAGCCCACCGGCAGGGAGGTCGAGATGCGCTCCGAGAAGGTCTTCGACGGTGAGGACCCGGGGGGCAAGCCAACGACCAGATGGGTGACCTACAAGCGGATCACGCAGAACGGAGAGGTCCTGCAGGACGGCGTATTCCGCCGCGACACCTACAAGGAACTGGACCCCTACGAAGGGCCGCCCCCGAACTCCGTCTCCGTGGGCTAG
- a CDS encoding class I SAM-dependent methyltransferase codes for MKPREAGGLFSRLYDPLVAPLERLGLGDLRRETLRGLRGEVLELGVGTGRNFPFYPPGVERVVGVEPDGKMMRRAPARVAGAAFPVELVEASAEELPFEDGSFDAVVATLVFCTIPDPERAVREVHRVLKDGGELRLLEHVRMEHRSAAWAQEKATPVWKQLAGGCHLDRDTLGLIENSRLSVERVERRLDGLVLSIVARKPPRP; via the coding sequence GTGAAACCCAGGGAAGCCGGAGGCCTCTTCAGCCGCCTCTACGACCCTCTGGTGGCCCCGCTGGAGCGGCTCGGACTGGGAGATCTCCGGCGCGAGACCCTGCGCGGCCTCCGCGGCGAGGTGCTCGAACTCGGGGTCGGGACGGGCAGGAACTTCCCGTTTTACCCGCCGGGCGTGGAGAGGGTCGTCGGCGTGGAGCCGGACGGGAAGATGATGCGCCGCGCACCGGCAAGGGTCGCCGGAGCCGCCTTCCCGGTCGAGCTCGTCGAGGCCAGCGCCGAGGAGCTCCCCTTCGAGGACGGAAGCTTCGACGCCGTTGTAGCAACCCTGGTCTTTTGCACGATCCCGGACCCCGAACGGGCCGTCCGGGAGGTGCACCGGGTGCTGAAGGACGGAGGAGAACTCCGCCTCCTCGAACACGTCAGGATGGAACACCGTTCCGCGGCCTGGGCGCAGGAGAAGGCCACGCCCGTCTGGAAGCAACTGGCAGGCGGCTGCCACCTCGACCGGGACACCCTCGGGCTGATCGAAAACTCCCGGCTCTCCGTAGAACGGGTCGAGAGACGCCTTGACGGCCTCGTACTGTCCATCGTCGCCCGCAAACCACCGCGCCCGTGA
- a CDS encoding WD40/YVTN/BNR-like repeat-containing protein gives MTEKMKKVNRKTQDGRKRPDARPAPERNYALLIGGGVAALVAVAFAAVVFMSANSGAGTGERPYVGGDFHAMAVDPSNPERVMVGGHGGAASSEDGGESWRQIEDLAGADPMGWAVDPSDPQKMYVAGHPGFFRSEDGGESWNMDNGGLPATDVHGIGIDPQNPATLYAFVMGAGLLRSPDAGNSWEPVNAEVGAMGPIIVDPESSETLYLAGMDGSFMRSENAGEDWEALGAIPGGMATWVSQDRQNPDTFYAAGGGQVFKSTDGGENWQPAGDGLPSGVFTVAVSPSDPQTVYAGALDGEEALVFRSEDGGESWLARN, from the coding sequence ATGACCGAAAAGATGAAGAAAGTGAACAGGAAGACGCAGGATGGGCGGAAGCGCCCCGATGCCAGGCCCGCGCCGGAGCGCAACTACGCTCTCCTGATAGGCGGCGGGGTCGCGGCGCTGGTGGCGGTGGCGTTCGCAGCGGTGGTCTTTATGTCCGCCAACTCGGGGGCCGGGACCGGCGAGCGGCCATACGTCGGCGGGGACTTCCACGCGATGGCGGTGGACCCGTCGAACCCCGAGCGGGTGATGGTCGGCGGACACGGGGGCGCGGCCTCTAGCGAGGACGGCGGCGAGAGTTGGCGGCAGATCGAAGACCTCGCAGGCGCGGATCCGATGGGCTGGGCCGTAGACCCGAGCGATCCGCAAAAGATGTACGTGGCCGGACACCCCGGCTTTTTCCGCTCCGAGGACGGCGGAGAGAGCTGGAACATGGACAACGGGGGGCTTCCCGCCACCGACGTGCACGGCATCGGGATCGATCCGCAAAACCCCGCCACACTCTACGCCTTCGTGATGGGCGCGGGCCTGCTGCGTAGCCCGGACGCTGGAAATAGCTGGGAGCCGGTGAACGCCGAGGTGGGGGCGATGGGACCCATAATCGTGGACCCCGAATCTTCCGAGACCCTCTACCTCGCGGGTATGGACGGCTCTTTTATGAGGAGCGAGAACGCAGGGGAGGACTGGGAAGCACTCGGCGCCATACCCGGCGGCATGGCTACCTGGGTCTCCCAGGACCGCCAGAACCCGGACACCTTCTACGCCGCCGGTGGTGGCCAGGTTTTCAAGAGCACGGACGGCGGTGAGAATTGGCAGCCGGCCGGAGACGGCCTGCCAAGCGGTGTCTTTACCGTGGCCGTCTCACCGAGCGACCCACAGACCGTCTACGCCGGCGCGCTCGATGGCGAGGAGGCGCTCGTGTTCCGCAGCGAAGACGGCGGCGAGAGCTGGCTGGCGCGTAACTAA
- a CDS encoding rhodanese-like domain-containing protein, translated as MGETVRAEGGTFTRVSPEELSRVAETQDFVLVNTHVPFAGDLPRTDLSIPYDEIVDNLDELPGKDRRIVLYCEGGPMSDEAARTLVELGYTDVWDLDGGMDAWRSAGFRLEGV; from the coding sequence GTGGGAGAGACGGTTCGGGCCGAGGGGGGCACCTTTACTCGCGTATCGCCCGAGGAGTTGAGCCGGGTAGCCGAAACGCAGGACTTCGTGCTGGTGAACACGCACGTACCCTTTGCGGGCGACCTGCCCCGCACCGACCTCTCCATACCGTACGATGAAATAGTCGACAACCTCGACGAACTGCCCGGCAAGGACAGAAGGATAGTACTCTACTGCGAGGGAGGGCCGATGAGCGACGAGGCGGCCCGGACCCTGGTGGAGCTTGGTTACACGGACGTCTGGGACCTCGACGGGGGCATGGATGCCTGGAGGAGCGCCGGCTTCAGACTCGAGGGTGTGTAG
- a CDS encoding heparan-alpha-glucosaminide N-acetyltransferase has protein sequence MENIRDGVRGTGSQRNAEERKRGADGRFREVDLARGVAIIMVVVYHFVFDLDNFVGLDIESTSGFWGAFADVSAFAFVFLAGVSLEISYARARRERGTDGLFGKYLLRGLKVIGWGMLITLVFVLLDFGYVLFGILHLIGLSIILAYPFLRRRLLSLVFGGLFIAAGLYVSSLEIVLGGVPGVLLSPLGVLPEGLFMPDYRPLLPWFGVALLGLAFGNYVYAGRTETGGNPASAGYAGPLAFLGRHTLFIYLIHQPIIIAGLWALGLISF, from the coding sequence TTGGAGAACATAAGGGACGGAGTTCGCGGGACCGGCTCGCAACGGAACGCCGAAGAACGCAAACGCGGGGCGGACGGCAGGTTCCGGGAGGTGGACCTCGCGAGGGGCGTCGCCATCATCATGGTGGTCGTCTACCATTTCGTCTTTGACCTGGATAATTTCGTCGGGCTCGACATCGAGTCCACCTCCGGGTTCTGGGGGGCTTTCGCCGACGTGAGCGCGTTTGCGTTCGTCTTTCTCGCCGGGGTGTCGCTTGAGATCAGCTACGCAAGAGCCCGGCGTGAACGGGGTACGGACGGCCTTTTCGGGAAGTACCTTCTCCGGGGTCTCAAGGTTATCGGCTGGGGAATGCTGATAACGCTTGTGTTCGTGCTCCTGGACTTCGGTTACGTCCTGTTCGGCATCCTGCATCTCATAGGGCTTTCGATAATCCTTGCCTATCCGTTTCTCAGGCGCAGGCTCTTGAGCCTGGTCTTCGGTGGGCTGTTCATAGCGGCCGGTCTCTACGTCTCTTCGCTGGAGATCGTGCTGGGTGGCGTTCCGGGGGTTTTGCTCTCGCCTCTTGGCGTCCTGCCCGAAGGGCTTTTCATGCCGGACTACCGACCCTTGCTGCCGTGGTTCGGGGTAGCGTTACTCGGCCTCGCCTTCGGCAACTACGTCTACGCCGGCAGAACCGAAACCGGGGGGAACCCGGCCTCAGCGGGGTATGCAGGGCCGCTTGCTTTTCTCGGGAGGCACACGCTGTTTATATACCTGATCCACCAGCCGATCATCATCGCCGGTCTCTGGGCTCTGGGTCTGATCAGCTTCTGA
- a CDS encoding ArsR/SmtB family transcription factor, which produces MSEDRCDLLCIDAPAAEGIRDRLPGLRAADKAAERARALSDPTRLTLAVALTRAEELCVCDLAWISSRPQNLISHHMRSLKSAGLVESRRNGKMVMYGLSDEGRRLVSAVLGDAVVEGVSR; this is translated from the coding sequence ATGAGTGAGGATCGCTGTGATCTCCTGTGTATAGACGCTCCGGCGGCGGAGGGGATTCGGGACCGTTTGCCGGGGCTTCGGGCGGCTGATAAGGCGGCGGAGCGGGCGCGGGCGCTCTCGGACCCGACGCGGCTGACCCTGGCGGTTGCCCTGACGCGGGCGGAGGAGTTGTGTGTCTGCGATCTGGCCTGGATCTCCTCGCGCCCTCAGAACCTTATCTCGCACCACATGCGTTCTCTTAAGTCGGCGGGGCTTGTCGAGTCGCGCCGGAACGGGAAGATGGTCATGTACGGTTTATCGGACGAAGGGCGGCGGCTCGTATCGGCGGTTCTCGGAGACGCCGTGGTCGAGGGCGTATCGCGGTGA